From the genome of Luteibacter rhizovicinus DSM 16549:
CGCCGCCGCTTTCGAGGCTGGTAACAACGTAGTGGATTCGCATGATGCGTCCGCGATACTTCATGGTTGATGTAGCGCAGGCCGATCGTACGTCGTCATGCCTGAGCGGAGCCTTTGCTGCCTACGACTTTCGTTACCTGCCGCTTGCGAGTGGGAAAGTAGACTGACTTGGTTTCATGCAGGTTTCGTCGAGGCGCACTGTCGTCGCACGTTCACGATCTGTCGATAGGTTCGGCATTAGTAGACGAGGACATCGATGCGGTGTGCGTCGCTAAGCCAAAACTAAGTCAGCTCGAGGCGCCGCCTGACGAGGCTTTTGCGATCACAGCACCGTCGATACGCTCGGTCGACTCACCGATGAGTGCTACCGCCTCGCCGAGGCCCAAAGGTCGGAAGCGGCGGTCGATGAGATTGCGTTAGTGAGAACTTTCGCAATAGTCAGCCGACGTCAATCGTTGCCACGAGTCATGGTAACGCCGGTCATCGCGCCGTCGACGACCCACGCCGCGTAACGGCTTCTCACTCGCCGGGCTGAATTCACCGGTCGATCAATACTGCGACGCGACGGTTGCCGAATATCGATAACGAAAGACGCAGACGCGGGTGGTGAGTGTTGCTGTCTCCGACGATCGACGGCTGTTTATTTCGAGGATGCGAGAGAAGTCACCTCGTCGCAGGATTGTCCACACTCGACACCGCTCAGCGCTACCTCGCCCGTACGATCGAGTTTGTGCCAGCCAGCGGGGCATCGCCGGAAGTAGTGCCAGAGAGCAGCCGTATAGGGCGCGATGGCGAACAGAGGCCGGGCGAATAGCATGAGGGGCAGCCACATCAATTCTCGCAAGCCCTCACCCGTCCGATAATAGGTCGCGACGACCGCCGATCCATAAGCCAACGTGATGACGCCATAGCACCAGGGTAGAAGGAGGAACTGAGACGTCGATAGCGCAACGATCGCAAGGAGAAGGGCGGCACATTGAATCGGAGGACCGATAAAATTTTCAAAGAAAAGTAATAGATACCCGGCGACCTGGCCTGTTCTCAATCCTCCCAGCTTGCCAATGTGCATTCCAATCGACTGCATGTTTCCGAGGTTCCACCTCCGCCGCTGGCGGAAAAGGGCCTGTAAGGTTGTCGGCGCCTCCGTCCGTGCCACAGCTTGCGGACAGTAGACGAGACGAAGGTCTTTCTGGCCGAGGCGAAGCGTCAGTTCGGTGTCCTCGGCCCTCGTGACGTCGCTGAACCCTCCCGCCAACAGAATGTCGGTTTTTCTGTACGCACTTCCTGCCCCAGGAAGCGTCGTGATCATTTGGCGTGAGCTTTGAAATGCGCGCTTGAGATCCTGACTCGAGATGTACTCGATGCTTTGCAACAATGTGATGATGTGGCCTTTATTTCCTACCTTTATGTTGCCCGCGACGGCATCGGCAGTACCTTCGCAAAGCGGCGCCGAAATAGCGCGAATGAAGTCGGAATCGACAATCGTATCGGCATCGACCGTCACGATGAGGTCGTGACGGGCTTTTGCCACGCCTTCGTTTAATGCATGCGACTTTCCCATGGTGAGTGGGAGTCGTATGCACGTGAGACGAGGGTCTTCGAAAGCCATGCGGCTAAGCACGTCAGTCGTCCCATCACTGGATCCATCGTCGACGACGATGATCTCCAGGGGCGAATAGTCGCTGATGAGTAAGGCACGTATCGTTGCGCCGATAACCACTTCTTCGTTCAAGGCGGGAACGATGACGGACACGCCTTGTGGCCGCGTCCTTGCAGATCTGGCTTCAACTGAGCCAAAAGTAGGGTCGGTCATAAAGACTCTCCATGGCAGCATCCATTGCCGTGTTCGATACTAGTCCTTGCCGCACCGGAAGCCACCATGATTTCGGTGCGCATTCCCGGCAGTTGCCGACCTCGCCTGGCTATACTGCGTCCTTGCGTGCCACGGGCACGCCCTCATCGGTAGCCAGGGGATACCCGATGCTCGTGTGCCGTCTGTCACTGCCTATGTTCGTCGTGCTCGGCCTGGCGGCGACAGCGCCGCTGCATGCCGCGGACGACGCCGCCCGATGGAAGCGCGAAGCGCAGGCCGTCACGATCCAACGCGACGATTGGGGCATCGCACACGTCCATGGCAAGACCGATGCCGATGCCGTGTTCGGTATGGCCTACGCCCAGGCGGAAGACGACTTCAATCGCGTCGAGACCAATTACCTGACGGCGCTGGGTCGGACGGCCGAAGCTGAGGGAGAGTCGGCGATCTGGCAGGATCTTCGCCAGAAGCTCTTCGTCGATCCGGTCCAGCTCAAGGCGATGTATGCGCGCAGTCCGCGTTGGCTGGTGGCCTTGATGGACGCCTGGGCGGATGGTCTCAACGACTACCTCGCCACGCATCCGGACGTGCATCCGCGTGTCATCACGCACTTCGAGCCGTGGATGGCGCTGAGCTTCAGCGAAGGCAGTATCGGTGGCGACATCGAGCGGGTGTCGACGAAGGGCTTGCAGGCGTTTTACGGCAAGGATCCGCAAGGCGCGCTCGCGCAGTTCACGCCGCCATCCAGCTGGGAGGAACCGACGGGTTCGAATGGCATCGCCATCGCGCCGAAGCTCACCACCAACGGCCACGCCTTGTTGCTGATCAATCCGCATACGTCGTTCTTTTTCCGCTCCGAGCTGCAGATGTCCAGCGACGAAGGCCTCGATGCGTACGGCGCAGTGACCTGGGGTCAGTTCTTCATCTACCAGGGGTTCAACAAGCATGTGGGCTGGATGCACACGTCCACCGGTGCTGACGTCGTCGATGAGTTTTCTGAAACCATCGTCGAGCAGGGCGGCAAGCCTTTCTATCGGTACGGCCAGGAATTGCGTGCAGTCACCACGCGCGAGATCGTCGTACCGTATCGCGCAGCCGACGGTACACGCACGGCGCGAACCTTCACCGTCTATGCGACGCATCACGGCCCTGTGGTCCGCGCGGAGGGTGACAAGTGGATCGCCGTCGCACTGATGAACAAGCCGCTGGAAGCCTTGCAGCAGAGCTGGCTTCGGACCAAGGCCAACGATTACGCGACCTACATGAAGGTCGCAGAACTCAAGGCCAACTCGTCCAACAATACGATTTACGCGGACGATAAAGGCAACATCGCCTACCTGCATCCGCAGTTCATTCCGAAGCGCGACAACCGATTCGACTATACGAAGCCCGTCGATGGCAGCGATCCCGCGACGGACTGGCAAGGACTGCTGCCGCTGGACAAGGCGCCGCGCCTGCTCAATCCGCCCACGGGCTGGATCTTCAACACGAATGACTGGCCGTATTCCGCGGCCGGCCCCGACAGCCCGAAGCAGGCCGACTTTCCGCGCTATATGGATGCGGTCGGCGAGAATCCCCGCGGCCTCCATGCGACGCGCGTGCTGACCGGTCGTCGTGACTTCACGCTGGCATCCTTGATCGATGCCGCGTTCGATCCCTATCTGCCGGCCTTCGCGCGGCAGTTGCCGATCCTTATCGCCGACTACGACGCGCTGCCGCACGGTGATGCACTCAGGCATAAGCTCGCTGGTCCCATCGGCTTGCTGCGGACCTGGGATTACTGTTGGGGCATGACCTCGATGCCGACCTCGTTGGCGGTCTTCTGGGGTGACATCCTCTGGGACAAGGCCAGCAAGCTGGACACCGAGGAAGGGCTTTCGGTCTACGACGTGATGGCGGAGAAGGCCGGTCCGCAGGTACGCCTCAATGCGCTGGTGGAATCGGCCGATCGCCTGGAGCACGACTTTGGCAGCTGGGGCGTGCCGTGGGGCGAGGTCAATCGCTTCCAGCGTGTCGATGGAGCCATCGTGCAACCCTTCGACGACGCGAAGGCGAGCATCCCGGTACCGTTCACCTCGTCGCGCTGGGGCTCGCTGGCTTCGTTCGGGGCGCACCGCTGGCCCGGGACGAAGCGTTACTACGGCACCAGCGGGAACAGCTTCGTAGCCGTCGTCGAGTTTGGCGACAAGGTCCACGCGCGGGCGATCACGGCGGGCGGCGAAAGTGGACATCCCACGTCGGCGCATTTCAACGACGAGGCAGAGCGGTACACCACCGGCAATTTGCGGACGGTGTACTTCTGGCCGGAAGAGCTGCAAGGGCACGTCGAGCGGACCTATCATCCGGGGCAGCAATGAAGCGATCAGGGGACGGCATGGCTAAGCGGGTAGGGTGGGGCAGGGCAGTCGCCCTTGCGGCGTGCATCGCCGTGACGGGCGCATCGTTGGCGGCGGAATCGTCAAGCACGCCCAGGCCAGTAGATCACCCCTGGTTGCTCAAGGGCGACCGTGTTTTCGATGCGCGCAGCGAGCAGACGCATCCCGGCTGGGTTGTTCTCGTTCAAGGCGACAAGATCCTCGCGGTAGGCCCGGCAAAAGATGTGACACCTCCCGCCGGCACGCAGACCATCGACCT
Proteins encoded in this window:
- a CDS encoding penicillin acylase family protein encodes the protein MLVCRLSLPMFVVLGLAATAPLHAADDAARWKREAQAVTIQRDDWGIAHVHGKTDADAVFGMAYAQAEDDFNRVETNYLTALGRTAEAEGESAIWQDLRQKLFVDPVQLKAMYARSPRWLVALMDAWADGLNDYLATHPDVHPRVITHFEPWMALSFSEGSIGGDIERVSTKGLQAFYGKDPQGALAQFTPPSSWEEPTGSNGIAIAPKLTTNGHALLLINPHTSFFFRSELQMSSDEGLDAYGAVTWGQFFIYQGFNKHVGWMHTSTGADVVDEFSETIVEQGGKPFYRYGQELRAVTTREIVVPYRAADGTRTARTFTVYATHHGPVVRAEGDKWIAVALMNKPLEALQQSWLRTKANDYATYMKVAELKANSSNNTIYADDKGNIAYLHPQFIPKRDNRFDYTKPVDGSDPATDWQGLLPLDKAPRLLNPPTGWIFNTNDWPYSAAGPDSPKQADFPRYMDAVGENPRGLHATRVLTGRRDFTLASLIDAAFDPYLPAFARQLPILIADYDALPHGDALRHKLAGPIGLLRTWDYCWGMTSMPTSLAVFWGDILWDKASKLDTEEGLSVYDVMAEKAGPQVRLNALVESADRLEHDFGSWGVPWGEVNRFQRVDGAIVQPFDDAKASIPVPFTSSRWGSLASFGAHRWPGTKRYYGTSGNSFVAVVEFGDKVHARAITAGGESGHPTSAHFNDEAERYTTGNLRTVYFWPEELQGHVERTYHPGQQ
- a CDS encoding glycosyltransferase, whose product is MTDPTFGSVEARSARTRPQGVSVIVPALNEEVVIGATIRALLISDYSPLEIIVVDDGSSDGTTDVLSRMAFEDPRLTCIRLPLTMGKSHALNEGVAKARHDLIVTVDADTIVDSDFIRAISAPLCEGTADAVAGNIKVGNKGHIITLLQSIEYISSQDLKRAFQSSRQMITTLPGAGSAYRKTDILLAGGFSDVTRAEDTELTLRLGQKDLRLVYCPQAVARTEAPTTLQALFRQRRRWNLGNMQSIGMHIGKLGGLRTGQVAGYLLLFFENFIGPPIQCAALLLAIVALSTSQFLLLPWCYGVITLAYGSAVVATYYRTGEGLRELMWLPLMLFARPLFAIAPYTAALWHYFRRCPAGWHKLDRTGEVALSGVECGQSCDEVTSLASSK